CGATATGATCGGACAAGAAGAATTAAAACTCAGATTCTCCACATTACACGAACTCTTTTTTAATTATAAACGTTATCAGTTGATGAAGCAGATCAAACGTGAGAATGAACTGGAAGAAAAACTAAATCTCTCCGGAATCACGGTTTACGAAGACGGAGATCTCCACGGTGTTCAGATTCAAAATCCGAGAGTTCTGAGCGATTTTGTTTTTAGAATCTACGTCACAAGTCTTACCGGAAGTCAGGTTTCCCCCAATTATATGAGGATTGGAGAAGTCTCGATCGATACCGACGATTCCTTTATCGGAAGAAACTGGAGTTGGAGACCGTATTTCTTAGAACAGTTTTACAAATCGATGAAAGACACCCGAGCCGAATGGATCATCAGCAATCCATACTACGATATCAGCTATGAAATACTTCTCATCACTTACAGCAAACGTCTTCCCGACGGACATGTCCTTTTTGTGGACGTGCAAGTTCCTGAATATTAAGAAATTCTAAAATATTGTCCGAAAAGGGTCAGATCTGAGCCTGGTTTGCTTCAGCGAGAAGTCGGTTGACGTTATCGATGTATTTTTTTCTTTCACCGGGGCGAGAAGAGTTTCCTTCGATCGAAAGTCCGACGTAAAGATTACCGTCCGCGTCCTTTGTCACCGATCGAATCACTCCGAACGCGGTGAGAGGAGCCTGCATCTTGAAGAAGATATCGAAGGTAAATCCGGCCCTTTTAGTAAGGTCGTGGTTTAGATCCGGATGATTGATCTTTGCTTTTAAGCCGCCGGTCGAAATGTTGACGATCGGAAATCTTTCTTTCACAAGAACCGTATTGGATTCTCGGATTCGATCCACCATCTCAAAGGTAAGAGTTTTGATTTCCATCACTTCCAAAATATCGATTTCACGATTTCGATTTTGCGCGTGAACGTAACCGATCGGAATCGCTTGTTCTTCGTGATTGAGATAGATTACGGGAACAATGAGTTCGGATCTGATTTTCTGGTTTGCGTATTCGATGATTTTTTTACGAATATCGTCCTTGTCACCGATCTCAGCTTCGTAATCGATAAAACCTTCCTGATCAAAGGGCGCATAACTTGAAGCCTTCTGCGTATCCGGAATAAAAAGAATCTTTCTGCTCTTTTTAACCAGGTCGAACTTGTCTCCGATGGTTCTAAAGACGTCGATTTTAAGAATATCGTATTTCGATTTTAACTTTGTTTCATAGTCGGCGAAGTTGACTTTGACCGAGGTCGGAATATTAAAAAGATTTGCGTCGATCGTGGTTTTGCTCGTACGAATATTCGTGATCCAGACGGATCCTTCTGTCGGAGCGATACGATTGAGGCTGCGTTCCTTGCTCGCGATAGAAATATCGGAAACGCCCAGGATCAGTTGATTTCCCGGTTTTTCATCCAAGACTTCACAATCCAATTCGACATACTTTGCGAGAAGTTTTGTCAGGGTGACTTGACTGTTTAAAGGAAACGCGTTTGGTGTCTGAGTTTGAATCAGAATTTTTGTCGCGTCTTTTGATACCTGCAAAATTTTAACGATCTGTTTTACGATGCCGGGCGACTGTGCGACGATGTCGGTTTTTACGAGAAATTTTGAAATAATGTGAAACTTTTTTGCCGGGTCTACGACCGTTTCTTTATCTCTTTTTTTTCTCTGAATTGTTTCCATAGTTTTTCAAAGCAAAGGAGGGGAAATTCTCTTGATCTCAGTTCTCTGTTTACCTTTTATGTACTAGGTAAGGAATAAGAATGTCAAACCAAACTTACCGCGACTCCGAATATTTAGACGGACTATCCGGAGACGAACTTTTCAGTCTTCAGATTGGTCTAACCTACAGAGATTTTCTCGTCCTCCCTGGATTTATCGACTTCCATCCCTCTGAAGTTGAGCTTGAAACCAGACTGACTCGAAATATAAAACTAAAACGACCTTTTATTAGTTCGCCAATGGATACGGTAACCGAATCCCAGATGGCCATCGCGCAAGCGTTGATGGGAGGGATCGGAATCATTCATTACAACAATACGATCGAAGAGCAAGTTACGCTCGTTGAGAAAGTAAAACGTTTTGAAAACGGGTTCATCACCGATCCTGTGATCCTCGGACCAAAGAATGTAATCAAGGATTTGGATTGGATCAAGGAGCACAAAGGCTTCACAGGAATTCCGGTTACCGAAGACGGAACCAGAAATTCTAAACTTGTAGGGATCGTAACCAACAGAGATATCGATTTTGAAAAGAACAGAGAGATCACACTCGATAAAGTGATGACCACAAACGTGATTACCGGTAAAGCAGGAATCACTTTACAAGAAGCGAATGATATCATCAAGAAATCAAAGATCGGAAAACTACCGATTGTGGATTCTAATGGAAAGTTGGTGTCACTTGTAAGTCGTTCCGACTTAAAGAAGAATAAAGAATTTCCGGACGCCTCAAAGGATGAAAACAAAAGACTTCGTTGCGGCGCTGCGGTATCAACTTTGATGGAATCCAGAGAAAGAGTCGCGGCTCTTTACGAAGCCGGAGTCGACGTGATCATCATCGATTCAGCACAAGGAAATTCGAACTATCAAATCGAAATGATTCAGTTCATCAAAAAAGAATTTAAGAATCTGGATGTGATCGCGGGGAACGTTGTAACCCGTGGACAGGCCGAGAATCTCATCCAAGCGGGCGCAGACGGGCTTCGTATCGGAATGGGACCGGGTTCAATCTGTATCACTCAGGATACGATGGCAGTCGGACGCGCGCAGGCAACGGCCGTATTCCAAACTGCGAAACACGCGGCGAAATACGACATTCCTGTCATTGCGGATGGAGGAATCTCCAATATCGGCGATATCGCGAACTCCCTTGCGATCGGAGCTTCTACTTGTATGATGGGTTTTATGTTTGCGGGAACCACCGAAGCTCCGGGAGAATATTTCTATGAGAACGGAATTCGTCTCAAGAAATACAGGGGAATGGCGTCGATCGAAGCGATGAAAGCAGGCGGGGACAAACGTTATTTTAACGAAGGACAAAAAGTAAAAGTGGCACAAGGTGTGAGCGGTTCGGTTGTCGATCGCGGATCCATTCTCAACTTCATTCCGTATTTGTCGCAAGGACTCAGACTTTCATTCCAAGATATGGGATACAAATCCATTCCTGAAATTCACAAGGCTTTAAGAAACGGAGCGATTCGTTTTGAAAGACGATCCGAATCCGCGCAGGCTCAGGGTTCCGTTCACGGTCTCTATTCTTTCAGCGCACCAACGATGAGGGCGGAGTAAGTTTGATTCGGATTCTTGCGCTGATCGTAAGTTTCTTGGCGTTCACCATTCCTGGCCGAGAAACAAACCCGCAAGGATCCGTAGGTCCTAGAGTCGCGCAAGAATTGGTCGCCAGACTCGACCAAGCGCTTGCAAAGTCGACGCAAGGATTGATCAAGGGAAATTTAATTCTAATCCGAAGATCCGGAGAAACCTGGAGCTGGGACGTAAGCATTTTTAGAAAGGACGAAGATACACTTTATCTTTTTGAAAGCAGGGGAAGAGGATTAGAATACAAGATTCTCATCAAAGACGAGGGTGAACAAATCTACGCCTTCAATGTACTTTCCAAAAAGATCTTTCGAAAAGTGGACGAGGAAAAATACGAACAACATCTTTCCACGGGTTTTAGTTTTATGGATCTTTCCGGAGTTTCCTATCA
This is a stretch of genomic DNA from Leptospira tipperaryensis. It encodes these proteins:
- a CDS encoding outer membrane lipoprotein-sorting protein encodes the protein MIRILALIVSFLAFTIPGRETNPQGSVGPRVAQELVARLDQALAKSTQGLIKGNLILIRRSGETWSWDVSIFRKDEDTLYLFESRGRGLEYKILIKDEGEQIYAFNVLSKKIFRKVDEEKYEQHLSTGFSFMDLSGVSYQANYNPIVQSDLKTSDHSFKRVSLKPIIPYFYSKLILLLDLDSLKPTRLDFHDKDGVLFKTMNIKYGPIKVKQNQKIGKEELANRLEMLDLNTGSISVLEYTEIDKEVKPDPSLFDLANLNR
- the guaB gene encoding IMP dehydrogenase; amino-acid sequence: MSNQTYRDSEYLDGLSGDELFSLQIGLTYRDFLVLPGFIDFHPSEVELETRLTRNIKLKRPFISSPMDTVTESQMAIAQALMGGIGIIHYNNTIEEQVTLVEKVKRFENGFITDPVILGPKNVIKDLDWIKEHKGFTGIPVTEDGTRNSKLVGIVTNRDIDFEKNREITLDKVMTTNVITGKAGITLQEANDIIKKSKIGKLPIVDSNGKLVSLVSRSDLKKNKEFPDASKDENKRLRCGAAVSTLMESRERVAALYEAGVDVIIIDSAQGNSNYQIEMIQFIKKEFKNLDVIAGNVVTRGQAENLIQAGADGLRIGMGPGSICITQDTMAVGRAQATAVFQTAKHAAKYDIPVIADGGISNIGDIANSLAIGASTCMMGFMFAGTTEAPGEYFYENGIRLKKYRGMASIEAMKAGGDKRYFNEGQKVKVAQGVSGSVVDRGSILNFIPYLSQGLRLSFQDMGYKSIPEIHKALRNGAIRFERRSESAQAQGSVHGLYSFSAPTMRAE
- a CDS encoding DUF1577 domain-containing protein, producing the protein METIQRKKRDKETVVDPAKKFHIISKFLVKTDIVAQSPGIVKQIVKILQVSKDATKILIQTQTPNAFPLNSQVTLTKLLAKYVELDCEVLDEKPGNQLILGVSDISIASKERSLNRIAPTEGSVWITNIRTSKTTIDANLFNIPTSVKVNFADYETKLKSKYDILKIDVFRTIGDKFDLVKKSRKILFIPDTQKASSYAPFDQEGFIDYEAEIGDKDDIRKKIIEYANQKIRSELIVPVIYLNHEEQAIPIGYVHAQNRNREIDILEVMEIKTLTFEMVDRIRESNTVLVKERFPIVNISTGGLKAKINHPDLNHDLTKRAGFTFDIFFKMQAPLTAFGVIRSVTKDADGNLYVGLSIEGNSSRPGERKKYIDNVNRLLAEANQAQI